The following are encoded together in the Ovis aries strain OAR_USU_Benz2616 breed Rambouillet chromosome X, ARS-UI_Ramb_v3.0, whole genome shotgun sequence genome:
- the LOC121818337 gene encoding LOW QUALITY PROTEIN: uncharacterized protein LOC121818337 (The sequence of the model RefSeq protein was modified relative to this genomic sequence to represent the inferred CDS: deleted 1 base in 1 codon), giving the protein MAAVFNSRSRKASASARGGRQEATMAMIPGVTAATKLSNTASPFTDTSSSATLDAVSKGPALLRAIAKGQGPCAQIGWETSTLAAQELTHSGNSGRLLREREEGRAEGLCIPAAYSPTSLLGNGEQVTCKKISNDKKETWKKQLLDIEGNSHSLDKMENENKVMKESLTEKSNYTSKIKPVDEITVTKCKSVSFPGNVSAALPIPKREQYDEKQLDLYGSYSYTSICQNYPDLQIAGDHVGNMYYSGCFVEHICDDAFSGPLLFSVDIPLGHSPIIEPLDKLPTSKLLNGDEIRERSILFHKQPLSNSMLNNYMEKKVDELYKLFLEENLTQCCSITNLMASKLLMNNINQISLQISQEQNIESLKVWEVLLRSLTRCNLCNISHGNSYEFSTPYLQISNQRSRELLPHLQESTAVWLD; this is encoded by the exons AAGTAACACAGCCAGCCCCTTCACTGATACTTCCAGCTCAGCAACGCTAGATGCTGTGTCCAAAGGCCCAGCCCTTCTCAGGGCCATTGCTAAGGGCCAGGGACCCTGTGCTCAGATTGGCTGGGAAACAAGCACCCTAGCGGCACAAGAGCTCACCCATTCTGGGAACTCTGGGCGTCTG CTcagggaaagagaggaaggaagagctgAAGGACTCTGCATTCCTGCTGCCTATTCTCCCACTTCCTTGCTTGGGAATGGTG AACAAGTTACATGTAAGAAAATCTCAAATGATAAAAAGGAAACTTGGAAAAAGCAACTTTTAGATATAGAAGGTAATTCACATTCCCttgataaaatggaaaatgaaaataaggtcATGAAAGAAAGTTTAACAGAGAAAAGTAATTATACAAGTAAAATAAAACCTGTGGATGAGATAACTGTAACAAAATGCAAGAGTGTATCCTTCCCAGGGAATGTGTCTGCTGCACTGCCCATTCCAAAGAGAGAACAATATGATGAAAAACAACTAGATTTATACGGATCTTATTCATATACAAGTATTTGCCAGAATTATCCTGACCTACAGATTGCAGGAGACCATGTTGGTAACATGTATTATTCCGGCTGCTTTGTGGAACACATATGTGATGATGCTTTTAGTGGTCCTCTTTTGTTTTCAGTAGATATACCATTGGGTCATTCTCCCATCATTGAACCTCTAGACAAACTACCTACCTCAAAGCTTTTGAATGGGGATGAAATTCGAGAAAGAAGTATCTTGTTTCATAAACAGCCCCTCTCTAATTCTATGCTTAATaattatatg gaaaaaaaagtggATGAACTCTACAAACTGTTTTTGGAAGAAAATCTCACTCAGTGCTGCTCCATAACCAACCTTATGGCTTCCAAATTGTTAATGAATAATATAAATCAGATTAGCCTCCAAATCTCTCAAGAGCAGAACATAGAGTCATTGAAAGTTTGGGAAGTTCTTTTACGTTCTTTAACAAGATGTAATCTCTGTAACATCTCCCATGGAAATAGTTATGAATTCAGCACTCCTTATTTACAAATATCAAACCAGAGAAGTAGAGAACTTCTACCACATCTACAAGAATCAACTGCAGTTTGGTTGGACTGA